The following DNA comes from Methanosarcina vacuolata Z-761.
GGGCAAAGCTCCTTTTCCAAATATTACAATAAAGAAAATCTGCAGTTCGAGGCTACAGTTCCCACTTATTCTTTACCTCTGCAGGATTCCGAGATTGCAAATTATTATCAGTTCACCCAAAATATTCCCCTGACGGACGAAAACAGGGATTTAGTATGCAAAAATGGTTTTATTGTAATTGAAAATGGAACTTCTGAATACCCACTTACAGTAGGGCAGACTCTTGTAAATGAAACATACAAAGATCTGAAAGTGGCCGATATTCCTATTTTCATTACATCCGATTCTCTTCTTCACCTTTACCACATCCAGTTTGATGAGACGCTAAAAAGGGTAGAAACTGAGGAATTTTACGACGACCTGTGGAAACTTGACAAAGCTCTCCTTAAAGAATCCATAGAAGATTATGACAGCGCGTCAGGAGCAGAAAAAGAAGCTGCAAGAAGAAATGTTGCATACTTTGCCGTTGCTTTAAGCCTTCTTGAACCAAAATCTGAACAGACAACTGAAAATGCAAACGTTGCAGTGGAAACTACGCCCTTCAATTCTAGGGACGTAAATGACTACAGTGTAGAAGTTCCTTCTTTTGTAAAAGATGACGTTGAAGCCGAACTGAACCTGATAGAAGCTCACGAAGGATTTGCGTCTTCTCCGATCTTCAAGTATAGTGAAGATTACTCTCAGTACATGCCACGGGGACACTACACAAACTCAGAGAAACTGAAGAACTACTTTAAAGCCATGATGTGGCACGGTAGAATAAGTATGTTCCTTCAGTCAGACGCGATTGCTGCAGAAAGTTCTGAAAATGACGCGAAAATTCAGACCATTCAGGCTCTTTTAATTTCGGACCATTTTGGCAGGGACAAAGACATTCAAGCTAGATGGAACAGAATCTACAGCGTGACGGCGTTCTATGCCGGTTTTTCCGACGACCTCGGTCCCTATGAGTATGCAAAAGTTCTGGATACTGTTTTTGGGAATGATAGAAAAGGAGTAAGTTTCGACAACGAAAGTCTTACAGCACTGAAAACTGAACTTGAAAAATATGAAAGCCCAAAAATCTACGGTGGAACAGGGGGAATAATTCAGACAGGCTCTGAAACTGAAAATGAAACTCTTGAGACTACAAAAGGATTCAGATTCATGGGCCAGCGCTACACTCCAGATTCCTATGTCCTCCAGAAGCTCCATCCTCCTGCCCTGAACATTATGGATCTCCTCGGTTCCGAAAGGGCCGGAGAACACCTGAAAAGCTTGAATATTTCCGAAAATGAAGGATACGAGAAAGCTCACACTTCTCTTGAAAATGAATTTGGAGCGTTTGATGAAGAGGACTGGAATAAAAATCTTTACTGGGCTCAACTGTACGCTTTAAAGCCTCTTCTTGTAAGCTATCCTGAGGGTTATCCCACCTTCATGCAGACTGAAGCCTGGGAAGATAAACAGCTTAACACGGCCCTTTCTTCCTGGACCGAGCTCAGGCACGATACTATCCTCTATGCAAAGCAGGAGTACTTTCTAGGTCCTCCCCAGGTGCCACCAGAAGAAAAACCTGTTCAGGGCTATGTGGAGCCAGTTCCCGAATTTTATGCCAGAATGCTTGCCCTTACAAAAATGGCACATACCGGGCTGGCTGAAATGGAAGTTCTTGATGAGCAGTCGGATAAAGACTTTACAACTCTAGAAAACACCCTTGAAAAGTTGCTGGAAATCTCGATTAAAGAGCTCGAAAATAAAGAGCTGACAGAAGAAGAGTATGAGTTCATCAGGAATTTCGATCAAAGCATATCTCCAATGCTTGAGAATGTAGATATAAAGTCCCAGAACTCCATTCTGGTTGCAGATGTCTATACTTCTCCTGCTGGAGTTCTGGAAGAAGGAACCGGTAAACTGAATCTGATAGTAGTGGCCTATAAACAGCCCGATGGCAGGATTGTGCTTGGAGCAGGACCTGTAATGAGCTATTATGAGTTTTGGCAGCCCTCAGGACAGAGGTTGACAGATGAAGAATGGAGAGATATGCTAGAAAATAATCCTCCCGAAAGGCCGAAGTGGGCAAAGTCTTTTAAGATGTAAAATATGCTGCGTGTAAAAGATGTTACGTGTAAAAGATGCCATTCTGGATAGCTTATCTTTTCCGTTTTTTGTTTTAAGGGCGCACCTGCGTAGTTCAGAAAAAATCGGTAATGTGCCAGATTTCTAAAACTCGAAAAGTAAGGTACAGAATGTTAAAGGCAAATGTCAAAGAGGAATAATCTTGGATGGAAATAAATGGTTTTCGCTGATAATTATCGGTTTATTCTCGGCAATTTTTCTTTTATCCCTCTATGAATCCGGCGATTTGTCCCTGGGTATGAATGATACTGGCAACAGTGGAGAAATGGACAGATTAGACCCCGCAGTAACAATGCAGAGAATATATGAAAATGATAGCGATTTTCAAAACTTAACAAAAGGAAACTATTCAGGCACAGGTTCCATCTTCAATGAAACAGGGGAATCTGTAGCATATATCCAGATTAACGGCTGGTATATTCACGAAGTAACTGTTGAGCTGCAAAACGGTACATTAAAAAACCTTGGACCGGATGTTTCCGAGGAAAAGCTCTGTAAAGAAGCTGATTTCCTAAACGGGACCGTAATATCCACTTATTCACAAATGACCGGTGGAGAATTTTATATGATAACTATTGACACGCCAAATGAGACCGTGAAATCGATTGAAAAGGTGGATGAATTGCCTGAATGGACTACAGAAACTACAATTACAGAAGTTTCGGAAGATGAACCTTAAGGTGTATTCTGAATCGTGGTTTTCA
Coding sequences within:
- a CDS encoding DUF3160 domain-containing protein; this encodes MRTLIIICLLIVSLISGSGCIGSSSEPVNETSSVNETNFEDETDNQTSSFNSTEEDVFIENSSEKTSNTLKLEGQSSFSKYYNKENLQFEATVPTYSLPLQDSEIANYYQFTQNIPLTDENRDLVCKNGFIVIENGTSEYPLTVGQTLVNETYKDLKVADIPIFITSDSLLHLYHIQFDETLKRVETEEFYDDLWKLDKALLKESIEDYDSASGAEKEAARRNVAYFAVALSLLEPKSEQTTENANVAVETTPFNSRDVNDYSVEVPSFVKDDVEAELNLIEAHEGFASSPIFKYSEDYSQYMPRGHYTNSEKLKNYFKAMMWHGRISMFLQSDAIAAESSENDAKIQTIQALLISDHFGRDKDIQARWNRIYSVTAFYAGFSDDLGPYEYAKVLDTVFGNDRKGVSFDNESLTALKTELEKYESPKIYGGTGGIIQTGSETENETLETTKGFRFMGQRYTPDSYVLQKLHPPALNIMDLLGSERAGEHLKSLNISENEGYEKAHTSLENEFGAFDEEDWNKNLYWAQLYALKPLLVSYPEGYPTFMQTEAWEDKQLNTALSSWTELRHDTILYAKQEYFLGPPQVPPEEKPVQGYVEPVPEFYARMLALTKMAHTGLAEMEVLDEQSDKDFTTLENTLEKLLEISIKELENKELTEEEYEFIRNFDQSISPMLENVDIKSQNSILVADVYTSPAGVLEEGTGKLNLIVVAYKQPDGRIVLGAGPVMSYYEFWQPSGQRLTDEEWRDMLENNPPERPKWAKSFKM